Proteins from a genomic interval of Zingiber officinale cultivar Zhangliang chromosome 2A, Zo_v1.1, whole genome shotgun sequence:
- the LOC122042664 gene encoding protein HIGH CHLOROPHYLL FLUORESCENCE PHENOTYPE 244, chloroplastic-like → MASTSLASLPSPPSHHLRRRLPSNLPSLSWRHTLAPTQLGLPSASPPPGRCCVPLPVRCISQAAVVTSLTPGTPVRPTSILVVGATGTLGRQVVRRALDEGYDVRCLVRPRPAPADFLRDWGAIVVNGDLSKPETIPATLVGIHTIIDCATGRPEEPIRTVDWEGKVALIQCAKAMGIEKYVFYSIHNCDKHPEVPLMEIKHCTEKFLHDSGLNYLIIRLCGFMQGLIGQYAVPILEEKSVWGTDAPTRIAYMDTQDIARLTFIAARNEKINKKLLTFAGPRAWTTQEVITLCERLAGQDANITTVPVSILKFTRQVTRFFQWTNDVADRLAFSEVLSSDTVFSAPMKETYELLGVDQNDIATLERYLQDYFTNILKKLKDIKAQSKQTDIFF, encoded by the exons ATGGCGTCGACGAGCCTCGCCTCTCTTCCCTCTCCTCCTAGCCACCACCTCCGCCGCCGTCTCCCTTCCAACCTCCCCTCCCTCTCCTGGCGCCATACCCTAGCGCCTACTCAGCTCGGCCTTCCCTCCGCCTCTCCACCCCCAG GAAGATGTTGTGTTCCGTTGCCGGTTAGATGTATTTCTCAGGCGGCAGTCGTGACGAGCCTGACGCCGGGAACTCCAGTTAGGCCAACAAGCATCCTTGTGGTTGGGGCTACCGGAACTCTGGGGCGGCAAGTAGTTAGGAGGGCGTTGGATGAAGGCTACGATGTGAGATGTCTTGTGAGACCTCGGCCCGCTCCTGCTGATTTCTTACGGGACTGGGGTGCCATAGTTGTTAAT GGTGATCTCAGCAAACCAGAGACTATACCTGCAACTCTTGTTGGTATTCATACAATAATTGATTGTGCAACAGGGCGGCCAGAGGAGCCTATTCGAACA GTAGATTGGGAAGGGAAAGTTGCTCTAATCCAGTGTGCAAAAGCCATGGGCATTGAGAAGTATGTATTCTATTCCATCCACAACTGTGATAAGCATCCCGAGGTTCCTTTGATGGAAATCAAGCATTGCACTGAGAAATTTCTTCATGATTCTGGTTTAAACTATCTTATCATCAGATTGTGCGGATTTATGCAG GGCCTTATTGGGCAATATGCTGTTCCAATTCTAGAAGAAAAATCAGTGTGGGGAACTGATGCTCCAACTCGAATAGCATACATGGATACCCAA GATATAGCTCGACTAACATTTATAGCTGCACGCAATGAGAAGATAAataagaaacttttgacctttgCTGGACCTCGAGCATGGACAACTCAAGAG GTGATTACTCTATGTGAGAGACTGGCAGGACAAGATGCCAATATAACCACTGTCCCTGTTTCAATCTTGAAATTTACTCGTCAGGTTACTCGTTTTTTCCAATGGACCAATGATGTCGCTGACAGATTGGCATTTTCAGAG GTACTCTCCAGTGACACAGTGTTCTCCGCTCCCATGAAGGAGACATACGAGCTCCTCGGAGTGGACCAGAATGATATTGCAACCCTGGAGAGGTACTTGCAGGATTACTTCACCAATATCTTGAAGAAACTCAAAGATATCAAAGCTCAATCCAAGCAGACAGACATATTTTTTTGA